GCACCGCGGGTCATGCCCAGGGCAATCAGCGTACCGATTTCCCTGCTGCGGCGGAAAATCGCCAGCACCTGTGTATCGAAAATGGCCAGTAATGCTAAAGAGAGCAAAACGATGTAAAAAATATAGCCGCCGGCTTTTTTCATCCGAATCATATCGGCGAGGTCCTGCGATAGAAAATTACGATCGCGAAATATCCAGCCTGGCAGCAGATCTGTTTTTTTTGCCGCTTTACTCGTGACGATGATGGTGGCCTCACCGGGCATCTGCATCATCTTTTGCAGACGTTTTATCGGCAGCCATAGCTGGCCCTGTTCAACCGTTGCTACAGTCGTTTTCATGATGCGCACGACTTTTGCCTCGGCAGCATCAAAGGTACCATTCGCATCTCGCCAGCGGACGGTGAATCGATCGCCCATGTTCAGATTGGCGCTTTTTGCCATTCGGGTGCCGATGAGCACAGGAATTTCAGAGATATCAGTTTTTAGATCTGCCGTTGGTAGCTTAAGCACCGTTTGACCGGGTTCGATCCCCTTGAGAAGGCAGCTTTGCATGCGTCCCTGCGGGTAAATGGTCGCCTGGGCAATGAGAATGGGTGCAACGGGTTGACCGGTGTGGAATCCGGTCAACGATGCAGGCACGGTTGCATGGCTTTCTTCAATGGAAAAACTGTCATACGGATCATACTGCTGGTGCCAGTATTGCCCGCTGCCAATTTCCCATTCGATCATGTCGCGTAACGCCTGCCGGTTCCACCCGTCCAGAAAGCCCTGCTGCCAGATGATAATCACGTAGGCCATGGACAGAACGATGATGTTCAGCCAGGTGCGCAACTTTGCACCCATCAGGTTACGGTAAGCCAGCTTGGGAGCAATCATGTGTGACCTCCCCCGGCTGTCGATGGCAGATTTGCCAGGTGCACCGGATGCTCGACGAGTTCGTCACTAACGGCCTTGCCGTCGTTTAACGTGATCTTGCGACGCAGATAACCGATCACCTTCTCGTCGTGGCTGGCAAAGATAAAGGTGGTGTTAAACGCTTGGTTCAGTTTTACCATGGTCTGCAAGATGTGATGCGAATTCTTGGCATCGAGGTTGGCGGTGGGCTCGTCGGCCAGAACGATTTTCGGCGATTTGACCATCGCACGTGCGATGGCGACACGCTGACTTTCACCACCGGACAGTTGGGCGGGACGTGATTGGACCTTGTCGGTTAATCCAACGGCGTCCAGGGCATCCAATACCGCTTTACGCCTTTCTGTTGCAGGCATCTTGAGCAGCAGCAGGGGAAATTCGACGTTTTCAAAAACCGTATACACCGGCAACAGGTTGTAGGTCTGGAAAATAAATCCAAGATTCTGGTTACGCAATCGAGCCGCCTGTCGGTGACTCAGTTCGCCGATAGATTGCCCCAGTACAACGGCACTTCCTTCCGTGGGCGCATCCAGTGAGCCGATGATGTTCAACAGCGTTGTCTTGCCGGAGCCACTGGGTCCAATCAGTCCGGCGAATTCACCTTTTCCGAAGGTCAGGTCTATGCTTTCAAGAGCGGTAAATTGGCCGCCGCCGATGGAAAAACGCTTCACCAGGCCGTTGATCGACACAATTGCAGAATTAGTCATAAGTCAGTCCTTTAAATTTAACCATTATTCATTTCAGTGGTTAAACACCAGCATAAGCTGTGCACCGTTACCCGAGAAACTGTTGGCCGTTGTCGTATCCTGGGCTATGGAAGCCCGGTCCGGGTTCCGAAACGCACTCACATGTATTTGCCAATGATCATAGGAGCGTCGCCAGGTAAGAAATCCCGACCAGTCATCGTTTTCCCAGTCGTAGTATACAATGGCCGATACGGTATCGAGCAAGCTCAGAGGATAGTCGGCTGACAGGGCTGAAATGGATTGACTGTCCCCGGAGCCGAACAGGTTTTTCGTTTCAACGCGCATAAATTGCTCCAAG
The nucleotide sequence above comes from Thermodesulfobacteriota bacterium. Encoded proteins:
- a CDS encoding FtsX-like permease family protein is translated as MIAPKLAYRNLMGAKLRTWLNIIVLSMAYVIIIWQQGFLDGWNRQALRDMIEWEIGSGQYWHQQYDPYDSFSIEESHATVPASLTGFHTGQPVAPILIAQATIYPQGRMQSCLLKGIEPGQTVLKLPTADLKTDISEIPVLIGTRMAKSANLNMGDRFTVRWRDANGTFDAAEAKVVRIMKTTVATVEQGQLWLPIKRLQKMMQMPGEATIIVTSKAAKKTDLLPGWIFRDRNFLSQDLADMIRMKKAGGYIFYIVLLSLALLAIFDTQVLAIFRRSREIGTLIALGMTRGAVIRLFTFEGAMHGILAAIFAAVYGIPLLSLQTVRGFAMPEAADSFGLAIAERIYPVYSAGLVIGTTLIVLIAVTIVSFMPTRRITKLNPTDAIKGKLA
- a CDS encoding ABC transporter ATP-binding protein, with the translated sequence MTNSAIVSINGLVKRFSIGGGQFTALESIDLTFGKGEFAGLIGPSGSGKTTLLNIIGSLDAPTEGSAVVLGQSIGELSHRQAARLRNQNLGFIFQTYNLLPVYTVFENVEFPLLLLKMPATERRKAVLDALDAVGLTDKVQSRPAQLSGGESQRVAIARAMVKSPKIVLADEPTANLDAKNSHHILQTMVKLNQAFNTTFIFASHDEKVIGYLRRKITLNDGKAVSDELVEHPVHLANLPSTAGGGHT